Within the Mixophyes fleayi isolate aMixFle1 chromosome 5, aMixFle1.hap1, whole genome shotgun sequence genome, the region GCCCAACATGAGCTGGAGTTTTCTAACCCGTCTCCTAGAAGAAATTCACAACCACTCCACCTTTGTGGGGAAAGTATGGCTGACTGTCCTGATTATATTCCGAATAGTGTTGACCGCTGTCGGGGGGGAGTCAATCTACTCAGACGAACAAAGTAAATTCACGTGCAACACCAAACAACCGGGCTGCGATAACGTCTGCTATGATACCTTCGCCCCGCTCTCGCACGTGCGCTTCTGGGTCTTCCAGATCATCACCATATCAGCCCCGTCGGTCATGTATCTGGGTTACGCCATTCACAGGATCGCACGGGTTTCGGAGGAAGACAGGCGGAAGCAGTcgaacaagaagaaaaaaaaatctttcgcCAGGTGGCGGACGGGTGAGAACGTGGAAGATCCagatgaggaggaagaggaaccCATGATCTACGAGGCTCCAGCAGAGCCAGAGAAAGTGGAAAGCAAGGCTAAAGAGAATATAAAACACGACGGTCGGAGACGTATTAAGGAGGACGGGTTGATGAAAATTTATGTCTTCCAGCTGCTGTCGAGGGCTGTTTTTGAAGTAGGCTTCTTGGTAGGTCAATACTTCTTATATGGCTTCCAAGTTTTACCTTATTTTGAGTGCAGTACAGCTCCATGTCCCCACACCGTACCTTGCTTTGTTTCCAGGCCTACAGAGAAGACAATATTTCTGCTCATAATGTACGTAGTGAGCTGCCTTTGTTTACTGCTCAACATCTGCGAGATGTTCCACCTCGGTTTTGGGACCCTGAGGGATGCTATCCGCAGCAGGAGAACCAGCACAGTTAGACAACCACCTTACAACTATTCTTACCCAAAGAACATAACTTGTCCTCCGGAATATAATATGGTGGTTCGGTCGGACAAGTCCGCCAAACTCCCCAATGGCGTCATGGCCCATGAGCAGAACTTGGCCAACGTGGCCCAGGAACAGCAATGCACAAGCCCCGACGACAATGTCCCGTCAGACCTCACCACTTTACATAAACATTTGAGAGTGGCTCAGGAACAGTTAGACATTGCATTCCAGTCTTATAACTCTCAGGTCAATGCCCAGACTTCTAGGACCAGCAGTCCAGCTTCGGGGGGGACAGTGATGGAACAGAACCGGGTAAATACTGCTCAGGAGAAGCAAGGAGCAAAGCCTAAGGCTGGCTCAGATAAAGGCAGTACCAGCAGCAAAGACGGAAAGACTTCTGTATGGATATAATCGGACATTTGATGGGAAAAACTATCCACTGGAATACCAAGTATTGTTAACATGCCAGTATTGTTTCCTCTAATCACTGCAGGATCTAAGCACAATGTAAGATAATATACTAAATAACAGttttttgtaatacatttttctttatatatttacatttttctaacAAAATTCCGATTTTCATGCTTTTTACATTCATAACTACATATGTGATTGTAATATCATAAAGAGAATCAGGGAGGTAAGAAGTTACTACCAGGATTTATGTACTTTAAAAGGTTGAACTGATCCTTCAAGGGTCTTTTGCTTTAACTGTGTTGTAACGCTAGTTCATTTCCAAGAAGACCCCCGACTGAACAGACTGAAAAGTCAGCTGGAATGATTGCTTTGCACAAAGGAACTAATGGGATATAGACTCGGAAAACAAGAATTTATTATGTACCTAAGTCTTAAGTGTCTTATTTGTAaagttttatttgcttttatataaaaaaaatgaagaaattcCTTGTGCTTGTGTCAGATCCGGTCATTCATCTCAACCATCAGAGGCAGATTGCCCAGAACAGGTTCCCCCCGACGTTCAGGGACCAGACACAAGGACCAGTTCAATCAGTATCTGACAACCTTTAGGGTTCCGGTTGAGGTGGGGGTTTGAATCCCTAATAGCCCAAATCAGTGTTTTAAGAGTCAAATAGTAATAAAGTTGACCTCCATCCAAACTCATCCCAAATGCATATCTTCAGGTTGAAATCCGCCCTGACATTATATCAGCAGCTTCTGGATAATGACAAGATTATCCAGGGTCATATCAACATCCAGTTTCAGATCAGAATAATCAGAATTAAAccaattattattaaattaattccTGATATTTACACacaaattttatttaataaagtattttataagAAATAAGCTAGGCTTCCAAGGTAACTCGCTACAATTTCAAGACATATTCCTATCCCCCAATTGATAATAAGATGATCTGATAGATACTTTCCtatgggaggggggaggggggggagcgtACCTTAAAATTGTGTCTAGCCTATCTACTTGTGGGTTGTAGATTTGCTGCATAGCCAATTATCTACTTTGCTGAAACAATGTTGCAGCACTCTTCAACTCTTGCCACTGCAGGAAAGCAACACGGACACAGAAGCCGggataaaatgtttgcaaattatcATATCAATAAAAATGAGAATTAACTGGACACCACCATTCCCTTCAAATAAAGGCTTTGTTGTCTCTGTCATTCCTTCAGAACTGTCACTTATTATCTACATAACTGTTGTttcaaatgaaataataaaaaaaaaagttgtaaattaaatgtaaaaaatatatgaattacTACAAGTTTATAATTAACAAGCTGCCCTCATTAAGTTCTTGACTCAAGTCAAATGGTTTCTCCGTGCTGGTTTAATTTGATCATCTGCCTAAGGAAAAATGGCAGAAAAGTGAATT harbors:
- the GJC2 gene encoding gap junction gamma-2 protein, whose product is MPNMSWSFLTRLLEEIHNHSTFVGKVWLTVLIIFRIVLTAVGGESIYSDEQSKFTCNTKQPGCDNVCYDTFAPLSHVRFWVFQIITISAPSVMYLGYAIHRIARVSEEDRRKQSNKKKKKSFARWRTGENVEDPDEEEEEPMIYEAPAEPEKVESKAKENIKHDGRRRIKEDGLMKIYVFQLLSRAVFEVGFLVGQYFLYGFQVLPYFECSTAPCPHTVPCFVSRPTEKTIFLLIMYVVSCLCLLLNICEMFHLGFGTLRDAIRSRRTSTVRQPPYNYSYPKNITCPPEYNMVVRSDKSAKLPNGVMAHEQNLANVAQEQQCTSPDDNVPSDLTTLHKHLRVAQEQLDIAFQSYNSQVNAQTSRTSSPASGGTVMEQNRVNTAQEKQGAKPKAGSDKGSTSSKDGKTSVWI